Proteins encoded together in one Streptomyces umbrinus window:
- the lanKC gene encoding class III lanthionine synthetase LanKC yields the protein MDERYEVYALADRFFYETPDRLTGEGRGEAPGYETARRAVPEGWRAARIGDWLTMTPVDGEGRPRSGPVQGWKIHASATRENAERIAAAVWDYCVPRLIPFKFVPGPHLLHLRNVKYAARDTSGKFVTVYPADEDQLQVVLEELGALLKGLEGPYILTDLRWNDGPLYVRYGAFARSFVVDERGRLVPAVTDGEGRLVPDRRAPSFQVPEWVTLPAFLEPQLAARNTTTVGELPYRIEKALHFSNGGGVYSGVDTRDGSRVVLKEGRPHAGLAADGADAVARLAREKYALERVSGLGVVPEVRDWFPLGDHRFLVMDFLEGRPLNSFFAERHPLLTADPDPVAVADYTAWALRVHGLVEEAVEAVHARGIAFNDLHMFNIMVAPDEQSVALLDFEAAAPIEEGGRQVVAHPGFFAPPDRTGADVDRYALACLRLAMFMPVTTLFVVDRAKAAHLAEVITGQFPDVPREFLTEAVAEITRDPASPTTAPPLSAPPSPADAASSSAAVLPSPANASPYAALAEPGDWPYSRDSMVKAILASATPERDDRLFPGDMAQFSDGGGLGLAYGAAGVLYALAETGADRYEEGERWLLDHTDPVPTGTPLGLYDGLAGVAYVLDLLGHRQRALDLVDTVLKEKWRKLSSDLKGGLAGLGLVLDRLARTTGEPELDLRAAEVARILRERAAEPRPEPKKRRAGLLRGASGPALFLLRRYESTGDPELLTSAAEALRRDLECCVVQRGGGLEVDEGRRTMPYLGDGSAGIGLVVDDYLAHAGDGRSEDGRDENGQVAHEPDAFERARSQILTAATSRFYAQPGLFQGRAGMILHLSRTGADPGQLAAQIAGLGWFAMPYQGQLAFPGHQMMRLSMDLGTGTAGCLLALGAALDGEALAHLPFLPPPPRRP from the coding sequence ATGGACGAGCGGTACGAGGTCTACGCGCTGGCCGACAGGTTCTTCTACGAGACGCCCGACCGGCTGACCGGGGAGGGGCGCGGCGAAGCGCCCGGCTACGAGACGGCCCGGCGGGCGGTGCCCGAGGGATGGCGCGCGGCCCGGATCGGGGACTGGCTGACGATGACTCCCGTCGACGGGGAGGGCAGGCCACGGTCCGGCCCGGTCCAGGGATGGAAGATCCACGCCTCGGCCACCCGGGAGAACGCGGAGCGCATCGCGGCGGCCGTGTGGGACTACTGCGTGCCCCGGCTGATCCCCTTCAAGTTCGTGCCGGGTCCGCATCTGCTGCATCTGCGGAACGTCAAGTACGCCGCCCGCGACACGAGCGGCAAGTTCGTCACCGTCTATCCGGCCGACGAGGATCAACTCCAGGTCGTACTGGAGGAGTTGGGCGCACTCCTGAAGGGGCTCGAAGGGCCGTACATCCTCACCGACCTGCGCTGGAACGACGGTCCGCTGTATGTGCGCTACGGGGCGTTCGCACGGTCCTTCGTCGTCGACGAGCGCGGCAGGCTGGTGCCCGCGGTGACGGACGGCGAGGGTCGGCTCGTGCCGGACCGGCGGGCGCCCTCCTTCCAGGTGCCGGAGTGGGTGACCCTGCCCGCGTTCCTGGAACCGCAGCTCGCCGCGCGGAACACGACGACGGTCGGCGAACTGCCGTACCGCATCGAGAAGGCGCTGCACTTCTCCAACGGCGGTGGCGTGTACTCGGGCGTCGACACCCGCGACGGAAGCAGGGTCGTCCTCAAGGAGGGCCGGCCGCACGCGGGGCTCGCCGCCGACGGGGCGGACGCCGTCGCCCGGCTCGCCCGGGAGAAGTACGCGCTGGAGCGGGTGTCCGGGCTCGGTGTCGTACCCGAGGTGCGCGACTGGTTCCCGCTCGGTGACCACCGTTTCCTCGTCATGGACTTCCTGGAGGGCCGGCCGCTCAACTCCTTCTTCGCCGAACGCCATCCGTTGCTCACCGCCGACCCGGATCCCGTCGCCGTCGCCGACTACACGGCCTGGGCGCTGCGCGTTCACGGGCTGGTCGAGGAGGCGGTAGAGGCGGTGCACGCGCGTGGCATCGCCTTCAACGACCTGCACATGTTCAACATCATGGTCGCCCCCGACGAACAGTCGGTCGCGCTCCTCGACTTCGAGGCGGCGGCGCCGATCGAGGAGGGCGGACGCCAAGTCGTCGCCCATCCGGGGTTCTTCGCACCTCCGGACCGGACGGGCGCGGACGTGGACCGGTACGCACTGGCGTGTCTGCGGCTCGCGATGTTCATGCCGGTCACCACGCTGTTCGTGGTGGACCGCGCGAAGGCGGCTCACCTCGCCGAGGTCATCACCGGTCAATTCCCCGACGTACCACGGGAGTTCCTGACCGAGGCGGTCGCCGAGATCACCCGGGACCCCGCGTCCCCCACGACTGCCCCGCCCTTGTCCGCCCCGCCGTCACCTGCCGACGCCGCATCGTCCTCCGCGGCCGTCCTGCCGTCACCCGCGAACGCCTCACCGTACGCCGCGCTCGCCGAGCCCGGTGACTGGCCGTACAGCCGCGACTCGATGGTCAAGGCGATCCTCGCCTCGGCCACGCCGGAGCGCGACGACCGGCTCTTCCCCGGGGACATGGCCCAGTTCTCCGACGGCGGCGGACTCGGACTCGCGTACGGGGCCGCGGGCGTGCTGTACGCCCTGGCCGAGACCGGCGCGGACCGGTACGAGGAGGGCGAGCGCTGGCTGCTCGACCACACCGACCCGGTGCCGACGGGAACGCCGCTCGGGCTGTACGACGGCCTCGCGGGCGTCGCGTACGTCCTCGACCTGCTGGGGCACCGGCAGCGGGCGCTGGACCTCGTCGACACCGTGCTCAAGGAGAAGTGGCGGAAGCTGTCCTCCGACCTGAAGGGCGGGCTGGCCGGGCTCGGCCTGGTGCTCGACCGGCTGGCACGCACGACCGGGGAGCCGGAACTGGACCTCCGTGCGGCGGAGGTGGCGCGGATCCTCCGGGAGCGGGCGGCCGAGCCACGGCCCGAGCCGAAGAAGCGCCGCGCCGGACTCCTCCGCGGCGCGAGCGGGCCCGCGCTGTTCCTGCTGCGCCGGTACGAGTCGACCGGTGACCCCGAGCTGCTGACGTCGGCCGCCGAGGCGCTGCGACGGGACCTGGAGTGCTGCGTCGTCCAGCGGGGCGGCGGCCTGGAAGTCGACGAGGGCCGACGCACCATGCCCTACCTCGGCGACGGCAGCGCCGGAATCGGCCTGGTCGTCGACGACTACCTCGCGCACGCCGGCGACGGCCGAAGCGAGGACGGTCGGGACGAGAATGGCCAAGTCGCGCACGAACCGGACGCGTTCGAGCGAGCCCGCTCGCAGATCCTGACCGCCGCCACCTCGCGCTTCTACGCGCAGCCCGGGCTGTTCCAGGGCCGGGCGGGCATGATCCTCCACCTGAGCCGCACCGGCGCCGACCCCGGGCAGCTCGCCGCGCAGATCGCCGGGCTCGGCTGGTTCGCGATGCCCTACCAAGGCCAACTGGCCTTCCCCGGGCACCAGATGATGCGCCTCTCCATGGACCTGGGCACCGGAACGGCAGGGTGTCTGCTGGCGCTCGGCGCCGCCCTCGACGGTGAGGCCCTCGCCCATCTGCCGTTCCTCCCGCCGCCTCCACGGCGGCCCTGA
- a CDS encoding SapB/AmfS family lanthipeptide, whose product MALLDLQTMESDEQTDGGANSTLSLLSCISAASVTLCL is encoded by the coding sequence ATGGCACTTCTCGACCTGCAGACGATGGAATCCGACGAGCAGACGGACGGCGGCGCGAACAGCACCCTCAGCCTGCTCTCGTGCATCAGCGCGGCCAGCGTCACCCTGTGTCTCTGA
- a CDS encoding ABC transporter ATP-binding protein, producing MSLTSPRSHGSGRFPTPSGEGPPGASRGGALLRAATRHSGVRCATLTFLSLAGTAAGLLLPASLGRALDALLADPLADPSRATNWVLYCTALVLVLAVLDACETVLGATTNARATAWLRERLTGHVLGVGPRAGHRFGPGELVARLVGNAAQAGTAPATLAGLFAALAAPLGAIVALWLIDPRLALVFLGGVPVVVAVLRAFARNSSRCVARYQDAQGRIAGALAEAIGGARTIAAGGTADKEVARILRPLPELSREGHRMWRVQGRAAAQAVGVAPLLQIAVLATAGLLLTQHRLSVGELLAASRYAVLATGVGVLVGRLGGLIEARASARRLGEVLEEPETAYGTRHLPSRQGQLELRAVTAQNRGGRTVLRGVDLVIPGGTTLAVVGRSGAGKSLLAALAGRLADPDSGEVLLDGVPLRELDRHTLRRAVGYAFERPALLGETIEDTIGFGHPPPPPDRVREAARTARADDFVRRLPHGYATPCASSPLSGGEAQRLGLARAFARGGRLLILDDALSSLDTVTEHHVTEALFRRTPGCGRLVVAHRASTAARADSVAWLDGGRVRAVGRHAELWAQPEYRAVFGSDAGDNANYTGDERNGGIP from the coding sequence GTGTCTCTGACATCACCGCGTTCTCACGGCTCCGGGCGGTTCCCGACCCCAAGTGGGGAGGGGCCGCCCGGGGCCTCGCGCGGGGGTGCGCTGTTACGGGCGGCGACCCGGCACAGTGGCGTCCGCTGCGCGACCCTCACCTTCCTGTCCCTGGCCGGGACGGCGGCGGGCCTGCTGCTGCCGGCCTCGCTGGGCCGGGCGCTCGACGCCCTGCTGGCGGATCCCTTGGCGGATCCCTCCCGGGCGACCAACTGGGTGCTGTACTGCACCGCCCTGGTACTGGTGCTCGCCGTGCTCGACGCGTGCGAGACGGTACTGGGCGCGACCACGAACGCCCGCGCCACGGCGTGGCTGCGCGAGCGGCTCACCGGGCATGTCCTGGGCGTCGGTCCCCGGGCCGGCCACCGGTTCGGGCCGGGTGAACTCGTCGCACGCCTCGTCGGCAACGCCGCGCAGGCCGGAACGGCCCCCGCCACACTGGCCGGGCTCTTCGCCGCGCTGGCCGCCCCGCTCGGGGCGATCGTGGCACTCTGGCTGATCGATCCCCGGCTGGCACTCGTGTTCCTGGGCGGGGTGCCCGTCGTCGTGGCGGTGCTCCGGGCCTTCGCCCGCAACTCCTCGCGGTGCGTGGCGCGTTACCAGGACGCGCAGGGGCGGATCGCGGGCGCGCTGGCGGAGGCGATCGGCGGCGCACGCACCATCGCGGCGGGCGGGACCGCCGACAAGGAGGTGGCGCGCATCCTGCGGCCGCTGCCCGAACTGTCCCGCGAGGGCCACCGGATGTGGCGCGTCCAGGGGCGCGCCGCCGCACAGGCCGTCGGGGTGGCGCCCCTGCTGCAGATCGCGGTGCTGGCCACGGCCGGGCTGCTGCTCACCCAACACCGGCTCTCTGTCGGCGAGTTGCTGGCCGCCTCCCGGTACGCCGTACTGGCGACCGGCGTCGGCGTGCTCGTCGGCCGACTCGGCGGGCTGATCGAGGCCCGGGCTTCGGCCCGCCGCCTCGGCGAGGTACTGGAAGAGCCGGAGACTGCGTACGGGACACGTCATCTCCCGTCGAGGCAGGGGCAGTTGGAGCTGCGTGCGGTGACCGCCCAGAACCGCGGCGGCCGCACCGTGCTGCGCGGTGTCGATCTCGTCATCCCCGGCGGAACCACACTGGCCGTGGTCGGACGCTCGGGCGCGGGCAAGTCGCTGCTCGCCGCGCTCGCCGGGCGGCTGGCCGACCCGGACTCCGGCGAGGTGCTCCTCGACGGGGTACCACTGCGCGAACTGGACCGACACACACTGCGGCGCGCCGTCGGTTACGCCTTCGAACGCCCCGCCCTGCTCGGCGAGACCATCGAGGACACGATCGGCTTCGGCCACCCGCCACCGCCCCCGGACCGGGTCCGGGAGGCCGCCCGAACCGCCCGCGCCGACGACTTCGTACGCCGTCTCCCCCACGGTTACGCGACACCCTGCGCTTCGTCCCCCCTCTCCGGCGGTGAGGCCCAACGCCTCGGTCTGGCACGGGCGTTCGCGCGCGGCGGGCGGCTGCTGATCCTGGACGACGCGCTGTCGAGCCTCGACACGGTGACGGAACACCACGTCACAGAGGCGCTTTTCCGGCGCACACCGGGGTGCGGCCGCCTGGTCGTCGCCCACCGGGCGTCGACGGCGGCACGGGCGGACTCGGTGGCCTGGCTGGACGGCGGGCGCGTACGGGCCGTCGGCCGGCATGCGGAGTTGTGGGCACAGCCCGAGTACCGGGCCGTGTTCGGGAGCGATGCGGGCGACAACGCCAACTACACAGGCGACGAGCGGAACGGAGGGAT